The segment AATGGCAGAACAGACAGAAGTTTGATGAGGATAAACGAAGGCCTATTTTGGGCCGTCGTTGTCCGGCCAAGAGAGGACATTCAGCGTTGGTTGATATAACGCCCGCCATAATTAGCCGCTTGGAGCACAGCGTAAAGCGGTCAAATTGATGGCTTTGTTATGCTTTTTATTTTTGGTAGCCAGTATATTGGATTACATCAAGGCACTGCCGTGCAGTTCTTGGCATATCAGCACGAGCAGCAACATCGAACCTGTTAGACCGTGTTTCAAACATGACAACTGCCTTCTTAAATTTACTATTTATTAGCCTTAAAATACTTAACCCCAATTGAGCCTGTTCTTCAGTTAAACCACTTTCGTCAATGAGTTTGTCGAAATGACGGCATGCAGCGAAAAAAGCATTGAGTCGCTGCTTAACAGAAAGAAAACCTATACCCGGCATTGCTGCACTTACAGATAGAGCCGCTTCATTTGCTGCTCTCCAATTAACATCGATCTCTTCCAGGTCTTTTTCATGAAAGCTGCCATTCCTGTTAAGAATCGCAATAAATTGATCTTTGTTCATTCGTTACCTCCATGAAGCATTACAGTGCTGAACCAGCATCCCGCGTTGGCCGAATGTCCGCCCAGGGTCGAAAACGGACTTCTAGCAAGGTGTCTAATCGCAGTAACCGACTCCGCTTACTTTCATTCAACAACCTGCAAATATCAAAATCTACTTAGCCTCAAAGCTAGCAGATAATGATTGCTGCCGTCATTAGAAATTAGTCGTCTAGCTCTGGTCTCACCATGGACAGTAGCGGGATGCCGCCACTTATTGTGAATGCTGGCCTCCCTGATCATGGTTAATTCCAGTGGTTTCCTGACAAGCTAAAATCACCAAACGCCTATTACGTAGGCCGCTTAGCCAGCAATGCCCAGACACCCGCCGAAGAGAGCAGTGTTCCCCCCACGACATTGAAACGGCGCTGGGCGCGGCGCGAGGTAAGCATCTTGCGCACAGATGAGGCGAACACCGCGTAAAGCGTGGCATTGAGTGTCGCTAACGCCACGAACGTGACTGCCAGAATCCACAACTGCTGCCCCGCATTAGCGCCCGGGCTAACAAATTGCGGCAAAAAAGCGACGAAAAATATGATGCCTTTGGGGTTCAGTGCCGTGACCAAATAGGTATTGGTGAACAGCTTCCAGCGCGACCCTGATACGGCGGGTGTTACCGGCTGAACCGACGATATCCCGGCACGCAACAGCTTTATGCCCATATAGAGCAGGTACAAACCGCCAATCCATTTGATAACGGTGAACCAAAACGCCGAAGCAGCCAAAACAGCACCCAAGCCAAGTAGCGAAAAAATCAGCGCCGTGGAATCGCCTAGAGCAACCGCAGCGACAAGCGGAATATTGGCGCGCCTGCCTTGGGCGATGGAGTAGCTGACAACCGTCAAAATCGTCGGGCCAGGAATAGCGAGCAAGGCCACGGATGCAAGGGCAAAGGCAAACCAAATCTCGATAGACATAGGGCAGCACCTTAGAAGTCATCATGACTAAGTTAGCATAAGCCGCAGAAGGCTGGGGTCCCCCATTAGCAACGCCCTCTGAGATCCCCACTATTTTGACGATGAGAGCTCCCCTGGTGGTCGAGCTTGCATCATCTTTTTAACTAAATAAATATAAAACGTTGACGAAATATAAAAATGTAGATATTTTTTAAGCGTAGGTTATTTATTCAGCCGGTTCTTTTTCACCCTTTTGCTAAAGAGAGGCGTCCAATGAACGCTCCAGCCACTATCCCCGCACAGCAGCATCATGGTTTCACCGTTGGCCGCTCACCGCAGTCGGACCGCTTACTGCAACTGAGCTTCCCAAAAGAGACAGTGCAAGCGTTTCTTGACGCCGTGTCGGAATGGCCGGTTCAGGCACTGGAATATAAGTCTTTCCTGCGTTTTCGAGTGGCCAAGATTCTTGATGACCTATGCAAGAACACCTTACAACCGGTGTTGATCGATACCATGGTGGATCGGGATACGGGGGCATTTCTGGTGACGCCAGAGGGGCTGGATCAGGTTGAGCAGGCCGACGAGATGGTGATATTCGCCACGGCGGTGGCTCACCTAATGGGACGCTCAAATTACGATGCTATGAGCGGCCAGTACTATGCGCGGTTTGTGGTGAAGAATGTCGATAACTCAGACAGCTACCTACGTCAGCCGCACCGCGTGATGGAGCTGCATAACGACGGTACGTTCGTGGAGCAGGACACCGACTACGTGTTGATGATGAAAGTCGACGAACAGAACATGCAAGGTGGCAACTCACTACTGCTGCACCTCGATGACTGGGAAGGGTTAGACAGTTTCTACTCTCACCCACTGGCGCGCCGTAACATGCGCTGGACCGCGCCGCCCAGTAAGAATGTTGATCGCGACATTTACCACCCCGTATTCGATGTGGATACCGAGGGTCGCCCGATCATGGCCTACATTGACCAATTTGTTCAGCCGAAGAACTTTGAGGAAGGCAACTGGCTAGCCAATCTTTCTGATTCGCTGGAAGGTAGTCAACATAAGCTATCGATTCCGGTATCTACCGGCAGCTTCTTGCTTATTAACAATCACTTCTGGCTACATGGGCGTGACCGCTTTACCCCGCACCCTGACCTGCGTCGTGAGTTGATGCGTCAGCGTGGCTATTTCACACATGCCAAAACGCTACGCCAGCCGCGTCAGGTATAATCATCAAAATAAGTCGGCCACCGCCATAACGGTGGCCTCTTCCCCTTGACTACCGAGACGCCTATGTACGACTACATTATTATCGGGGGCGGCATTCTTGGGCTGTCGACGGCCATGCAGCTTATCCGCGCCTACCCTGACAAGAAGATGCTGCTGGTTGAGAAAGAGGATGGTCCTGCCCGCCATCAAACTGGCCACAACAGTGGTGTGATTCATGCAGGGGTTTACTACACGCCCGGCAGCTTAAAGGCGCGTTTTTGTTTAGAGGGAAACCTCGCCACCAAAGCGTTTTGTGACGAACATAAGATTGCCTACGATGAATGCGGCAAGCTTCTAGTCGCCACGAATGACCTCGAACTTCAGCGTATGAAAGCACTGTGGGAGCGCACGGAGGCTAATGGCCTAGAGCGGTATTGGCTGACGGCAGAGGAACTGCACGAACGAGAGCCTAATATTACCGGCGTCGGCGGTATCTTTGTCCCTTCCAGCGGTATCGTGAATTATGCTGAGGTTGCTGCCGCGATGGGGCGCGAATTCGAAGCCGCTGGCGGCGAGATCCGCTATACCACGTCAGTGACCGGCTTAAGTGAGCGAACCAATGAGGTGGTGGTATCCACCAGCCAGGGCGATTTTTCTACCCGCTATATGGTGTCCTGCTCAGGCCTGATGGCAGATCGAGTAGTACGCATGCTGGGTATCGAGCCAGACTTCACCATCTGCCCCTTCCGCGGCGAGTACTTCCGCCTTCCCGCGCAGCATAATCAAATCGTCAACCACCTGATCTACCCAATTCCTGACCCGTCGATGCCGTTTCTTGGCGTTCACCTAACGCGCATGATTGACGGCAGCGTGACGGTCGGCCCCAACGCGGTACTGGCCTGGAAACGTGAAGGCTATCGAAAGACCGACTTCTCGTTTTCCGATACGCTAGCCATGTTGCGTCATAGCGGCATTCGTCAGGTGCTGAAAGACAACCTGCGCCCAGGGCTTTCCGAGTTTAAAAACTCGCTCTATAAAAAAGGCTACCTTCAGCAAGTGCGTAAGTACTGCCCAAGCTTAACGCTGTCAGATCTTGAGCCTTATCCTGCTGGCGTGCGCGCCCAAGCAGTGTCCAACGATGGCAAGCTGGTCGACGACTTCTTGTTCGTCAATACGCCTCGTACTGTCAACGTGTGTAACGCACCCTCGCCTGCGGCTACGTCAGCGATTCCCATTGGGGCGTATATCGTAGAGAAAGTTAAGCAGCAGGTTGGAGCTAGCGTCGCCGTGATGAGCTAACACATCACCCCGTGTCGCCTGAGTCTTTAACCGCTCATGGGGGGCTCGGCCTACACATGGATGTCTAAACGGTGGCAGCGGAACATGCCCAGCCACCGTTTGACGGTATTTTATTACGAATCTTTCACAGCCTCAGTAAGGCCCCAGAAATGGGCGATGTGTCGGGTCGAAGAAATGCCAACCTCCAGCATGTACTTGTCTTCTTCACCGAGCCCCTCTTCACCATCGGCCATAATTGGCGTGCCGTGTCCCATTCCTTCGATGATGTACTCTTCAATCACGTCCCGTTTGTCAGGGTTGCTCCAAACCTGTCGAGGAAAGCCGTCAACCTTCTCCACCCTTGTCGGCGGCCCTTCAACCTTGTGAACTTTCTGCCACTGCCGAACGATAGAGTCAGCGTTGGAATGGTCAACGGTCGAGTCGCTGCTGCCATGCCAGACCGAGATCGTTGGCCAAGGGCCATCAAAGGTCGAGGCCCCGCGC is part of the Halomonas sp. GT genome and harbors:
- a CDS encoding LysE family translocator, coding for MSIEIWFAFALASVALLAIPGPTILTVVSYSIAQGRRANIPLVAAVALGDSTALIFSLLGLGAVLAASAFWFTVIKWIGGLYLLYMGIKLLRAGISSVQPVTPAVSGSRWKLFTNTYLVTALNPKGIIFFVAFLPQFVSPGANAGQQLWILAVTFVALATLNATLYAVFASSVRKMLTSRRAQRRFNVVGGTLLSSAGVWALLAKRPT
- the glaH gene encoding glutarate dioxygenase GlaH, with product MNAPATIPAQQHHGFTVGRSPQSDRLLQLSFPKETVQAFLDAVSEWPVQALEYKSFLRFRVAKILDDLCKNTLQPVLIDTMVDRDTGAFLVTPEGLDQVEQADEMVIFATAVAHLMGRSNYDAMSGQYYARFVVKNVDNSDSYLRQPHRVMELHNDGTFVEQDTDYVLMMKVDEQNMQGGNSLLLHLDDWEGLDSFYSHPLARRNMRWTAPPSKNVDRDIYHPVFDVDTEGRPIMAYIDQFVQPKNFEEGNWLANLSDSLEGSQHKLSIPVSTGSFLLINNHFWLHGRDRFTPHPDLRRELMRQRGYFTHAKTLRQPRQV
- the lhgO gene encoding L-2-hydroxyglutarate oxidase, whose amino-acid sequence is MYDYIIIGGGILGLSTAMQLIRAYPDKKMLLVEKEDGPARHQTGHNSGVIHAGVYYTPGSLKARFCLEGNLATKAFCDEHKIAYDECGKLLVATNDLELQRMKALWERTEANGLERYWLTAEELHEREPNITGVGGIFVPSSGIVNYAEVAAAMGREFEAAGGEIRYTTSVTGLSERTNEVVVSTSQGDFSTRYMVSCSGLMADRVVRMLGIEPDFTICPFRGEYFRLPAQHNQIVNHLIYPIPDPSMPFLGVHLTRMIDGSVTVGPNAVLAWKREGYRKTDFSFSDTLAMLRHSGIRQVLKDNLRPGLSEFKNSLYKKGYLQQVRKYCPSLTLSDLEPYPAGVRAQAVSNDGKLVDDFLFVNTPRTVNVCNAPSPAATSAIPIGAYIVEKVKQQVGASVAVMS